The following are from one region of the Scylla paramamosain isolate STU-SP2022 chromosome 23, ASM3559412v1, whole genome shotgun sequence genome:
- the LOC135112356 gene encoding uncharacterized protein LOC135112356 isoform X2, with product MEAVTGRRAARRSQSLMPEGASEVRRAGYSLTLRQGGFRSLVLGKGLDLAAQHDLAAAFGQDFPKSPSTLPRRSKAKVSLHKHLAVTTSDPTGASSRQCASCGGHPDQCLSALGLFEACDPHHHHPSYRSATTPKRTHSLLRRSRPPTHAPRRPSRSLTSRHKPKSILEEGGEGGEEASTPDSEVQTPDSETCTPGSAAGTPVSGSPTPDSSIHTPEDNIGQEKRIKEGKTIPRALRLLEMRSATLGKEEDEREARARRGEAAQARGGGAIEGKADPGLLSTIRRLSI from the exons ATGGAGGCAGTGACGGGGAGGCGGGCGGCGCGGAGGTCCCAGTCGCTTATGCCTGAGGGAGCGTCCGAGGTGCGGCGCGCTGGCTACTCCCTCACACTAAGGCAGGGCGGGTTTCGATCTCTCGTCTTGGGCAAGGGTTTGGATCTAGCGGCCCAGCATGACTTGGCAGCGGCGTTTGGGCAGGATTTTCCAAAGTCGCCGTCTACTTTGCCGCGAAGGAGCAAGGCTAAG GTGTCGCTGCACAAACACCTCGCCGTCACCACCTCGGACCCCACAGGCGCTTCCAGCCGGCAGTGCGCGAGCTGCGGCGGTCACCCCGACCAGTGCCTCAGCGCCTTGGGACTCTTCGAGGCGTGcgacccacaccaccaccacccttcctacAGGTCCGCCACtacacccaaacgcacccatTCCCTCCTCCGCCGCTCCCGCCCCCCAACGCACGCCCCTAGAAGACCCTCCCGCAGCCTCACATCAAGGCACAAACCGAAGTCGATCCTGGAGGAGGGCGgggagggcggggaggaggcAAGCACCCCGGACAGTGAGGTGCAGACCCCAGACAGCGAGACGTGCACTCCAGGCAGCGCGGCGGGCACCCCAGTTAGCGGTTCGCCGACTCCGGACAGTAGCATACACACGCCGGAGGATAATATAGGGCAGGAAAAGCGGATTAAAGAAGGGAAAACGATACCTCGCGCCCTAAGACTCCTTGAAATGCGATCGGCGACCctcgggaaggaggaagacgagcgGGAGGCGAGAGCAAGGCGAGGGGAAGCGGCTCAGGCACGAGGCGGTGGTGCCATTGAGGGGAAAGCAGATCCCGGCCTCCTTAGCACCATAAGACGATTGAGCATCTAA
- the LOC135111956 gene encoding general transcription factor II-I repeat domain-containing protein 2-like, which yields MHESIRAFEVKLKLFERQLAANNAAHFPTLKSLQSTPEFRGIISREKYCNMISKLLNEFGERFADLKNLESDFSIFRNPFAANPDETPEDIQSRLTNEHLNSTLKVAIAQSLAPNIDELVQTKRCQVSGSSTTRN from the exons ATGCATGAGTCCATTCGTGCTTTTGAGGTGAAGCTCAAACTTTTTGAACGTCAACTAGCAGCGAATAATGCTGCACACTTTCCTACACTGAAATCATTGCAAAGCACACCTGAGTTTCGTGGAATTATCAGCAGAGAAAAGTACTGCAACATGATTTCCAAGTTACTGAACGAATTTGGAGAAAGATTTGCAGACTTAAAGAACCTTGAGAGTGATTTCTCGATCTTTCGAAATCCTTTCGCTGCAAATCCTGATGAGACACCAGAGGATATTCA GTCTCGGCTCACTAATGAACACCTCAACTCAACACTGAAAGTAGCCATTGCTCAGTCTCTGGCGCCAAACATAGACGAACTTGTACAGACCAAGAGGTGCCAAGTTTCTGGGAGCAGCACGACCAGGAATTAA
- the LOC135112356 gene encoding uncharacterized protein LOC135112356 isoform X1, which translates to MQTAWTGVAQVKAGANPPDRKGSGVMEAVTGRRAARRSQSLMPEGASEVRRAGYSLTLRQGGFRSLVLGKGLDLAAQHDLAAAFGQDFPKSPSTLPRRSKAKVSLHKHLAVTTSDPTGASSRQCASCGGHPDQCLSALGLFEACDPHHHHPSYRSATTPKRTHSLLRRSRPPTHAPRRPSRSLTSRHKPKSILEEGGEGGEEASTPDSEVQTPDSETCTPGSAAGTPVSGSPTPDSSIHTPEDNIGQEKRIKEGKTIPRALRLLEMRSATLGKEEDEREARARRGEAAQARGGGAIEGKADPGLLSTIRRLSI; encoded by the exons GTAGCGGCGTTATGGAGGCAGTGACGGGGAGGCGGGCGGCGCGGAGGTCCCAGTCGCTTATGCCTGAGGGAGCGTCCGAGGTGCGGCGCGCTGGCTACTCCCTCACACTAAGGCAGGGCGGGTTTCGATCTCTCGTCTTGGGCAAGGGTTTGGATCTAGCGGCCCAGCATGACTTGGCAGCGGCGTTTGGGCAGGATTTTCCAAAGTCGCCGTCTACTTTGCCGCGAAGGAGCAAGGCTAAG GTGTCGCTGCACAAACACCTCGCCGTCACCACCTCGGACCCCACAGGCGCTTCCAGCCGGCAGTGCGCGAGCTGCGGCGGTCACCCCGACCAGTGCCTCAGCGCCTTGGGACTCTTCGAGGCGTGcgacccacaccaccaccacccttcctacAGGTCCGCCACtacacccaaacgcacccatTCCCTCCTCCGCCGCTCCCGCCCCCCAACGCACGCCCCTAGAAGACCCTCCCGCAGCCTCACATCAAGGCACAAACCGAAGTCGATCCTGGAGGAGGGCGgggagggcggggaggaggcAAGCACCCCGGACAGTGAGGTGCAGACCCCAGACAGCGAGACGTGCACTCCAGGCAGCGCGGCGGGCACCCCAGTTAGCGGTTCGCCGACTCCGGACAGTAGCATACACACGCCGGAGGATAATATAGGGCAGGAAAAGCGGATTAAAGAAGGGAAAACGATACCTCGCGCCCTAAGACTCCTTGAAATGCGATCGGCGACCctcgggaaggaggaagacgagcgGGAGGCGAGAGCAAGGCGAGGGGAAGCGGCTCAGGCACGAGGCGGTGGTGCCATTGAGGGGAAAGCAGATCCCGGCCTCCTTAGCACCATAAGACGATTGAGCATCTAA